In the genome of Osmerus mordax isolate fOsmMor3 chromosome 15, fOsmMor3.pri, whole genome shotgun sequence, one region contains:
- the med1l gene encoding mediator of RNA polymerase II transcription subunit 1-like, with protein sequence MAFRTTGMSLVSDLHLKYAEKKWNETFQLVRRCMDKSRGDPKPCEPLVRCLKRLHEALNVSTLSCMVSRLEMVAKQRGMGSHLSPSETTCYLTADLFYLEVLLLPGGGVEDVKVAQHGEAPVTSESLLKLLRSRRFEEFSGKLEGLASLYNIPGDNETKVKIFTSLQHLGRDLQKISHLPRALKESDPQVDIILNGRLGYLTVGREGCPMSIQFFVSPSDILLGESVGQVTLVTVGPSESTHDLQMTSLIPQPPQLDSQGDPVFSPLSEATCEALPACFLLKLQKPLPVLSAFINKINQITGVAIPETDLQWAPLPQLLMELSGRKNWDETLSGPESDTFFIVSLPGEVHSYVVPGTAWAGGTCKGSMVGSIPFTHPAHVPALLEVLRHQCTINTLLASCGTATRRSPGAVCDLYCEVLPVCESSFSVTFHLSESDSLAVLVVNVEDSRHLRCSLFASGLEQSPMDEYISKVLKRCLSIPVTMRALNGKLEKRMTPQTPPARLTTLAGAPPSVLVSQDTVSPSVTEPGSVWSPPSATISQSVPGADAVAAVSASEYYLMSVTASQPVSDSNTSLPANPYPCVSVGVYPSHWIASSNHLPELI encoded by the exons ATGGCTTTTCGCACGACCG GAATGTCTCTTGTATCTGATCTTCACTTGAAATATGCGGAGAAGAAATGGAATGAGACCTTTCAACTGGTTCGTAGGTGCATG GATAAGTCCAGAGGTGACCCCAAACCCTGCGAGCCACTGGTTAGATGTCTGAAAAGACTCCATGAAGCACTCAATG TGTCCACTCTGAGTTGCATGGTGTCCCGTTTAGAGATGGTCGCCAAACAAAGAGG AATGGGGTCCCACCTGAGTCCCAGTGAGACCACCTGCTACCTGACGGCCGACCTGTTCTACCTGGAGGTTCTGCTCCTgccaggtggaggggtggaggatgttAAGGTGGCCCAGCATGGAGAAGCTCCTGTG ACAAGTGAGTCCCTTCTAAAGCTTCTGAG GTCAAGGAGATTTGAAGAGTTCTCGGGGAAGCTTGAAGGCCTTGCGTCCCTCTACAACATACCCGGAGACAA TGAGACCAAAGTCAAGATATTCACATCGCTGCAGCACCTAGGGAGAGATCTGCAGAAGATATCACATTTGCCGAG AGCACTGAAGGAGTCTGATCCTCAAGTGGACATCATTCTCAATGGCAGACTTGGGTATCTGACTGTGGGCAGAGAAG GCTGTCCAATGAGCATTCAGTTCTTCGTCAGTCCTTCAGACATCCTCCTGGG agagagtgtcggCCAGGTGACTCTGGTGACAGTGGGACCCAGTGAGTCCACCCACGACCTCCAGATGACATcactgatcccacaaccacctcAGCTTGACTCTCAAGG TGACCCAGTGTTCAGCCCTCTGAGTGAGGCGACATGTGAGGCTCTGCCAGCCTGCTTCCTTCTTAAGCTGCAAAAACCGCTGCCTGTGCTCTCTGCTTTTATCAACAAGATCAACCAAATCACAG GTGTTGCCATACCAGAAACCGACCTGCAGTGGGCGCCCTTACCCCAGTTGCTGATGGAGTTATCAGGGAGAAAGAACTGGGATGAAACATTATCTGGGCCGGAGTCGGACACCTTCTTCATTGTG TCGCTTCCTGGCGAAGTGCACAGCTATGTGGTCCCAGGGACTGCATGGGCTGGAGGGACTTGTAAAGGCTCCATGGTGGGCAGCATCCCCTTCACTCACCCTGCCCATGTCCCTGCCCTGCTGGAAGTCCTGCGCCATCAGTGTACCATCAACACCCTGCTGGCCAGCTGTGGGACCGCGACCCGGCGCAGCCCAG GAGCGGTTTGTGATCTGTACTGCGAGGTCCTTCCGGTGTGCGAGTCCAGCTTCTCTGTGACCTTTCACCTTTCTGAGAGTGACTCTCTTGCTGTGT TGGTTGTGAATGTGGAAGACTCCCGACATCTTAGATGCAGCCTGTTTGCATCAGGATTAGAACAGTCACCCATGGATGAATATATCTCGAAAGTCCTAAAGAG ATGTCTGTCCATCCCGGTGACCATGAGGGCGTTGAATGGGAAGCTGGAAAAAAGAATGACTCCCCAGACTCCGCCCGCCCGTCTCACTACCCTGGCAGgtgcccctccctctgtccttgtGTCCCAGGACACCGTCAGCCCCAGTGTCACTGAACCCGGCAGTGTCtggtctcctccctctgccaccATCTcccagagtgtacctggagcagATGCCGTGGCTGCGGTGTCTGCCTCCGAGTATTATCTCATGTCTGTAACCGCATCTCAGCCTGTTTCTGATTCCAATACAAGCCTTCCTGCCAACCCTTAcccctgtgtctctgtgggtgtgtatccATCGCACTGGATAGCCAGCAGCAACCACCTTCCAGAACTAATCTAG
- the cdk13 gene encoding cyclin-dependent kinase 13 yields the protein MPNTEVLREGRGRSPSAQRNARQDSRSKPGSGAIQREKHREKRRSSASRRKKHRHAKDREPWHTPEDPDNERKGTLERDGELRTLVEYDDVSSQSEGFSGSPSPKLDDRFPVDRLAEVDNNGPTSPGRKSRRDRDILHVRKDEQTRGPSERSRQDKEPKRKDHQSRERSSSKARGGNSLSGTKNNRDSARSNDSNGKKTASVLPPVSVDKRDSKRHRSKTRSEKEPPSAYRDAPQSYREEREELGRAYRRSPGFKAESPYGTSYAYEYQSPSGSYNQLISRRSPTYGNKRLSPSSTYYGRDAELYGAYNVSKSPSSYSSNKRKRSPGSPFAWRRSPSYGRHSPYEHGELGTSPYGNRRRSRSPYRKSLSPSPDVRRSGKSRSRSPYPSSRHSRSRSRHRHSRSRSRPSSLSPSTITFKSSLAAELSKQKKAKAAEAAAKAKSSSNASTPTKGPSSAHHQPSPKANHVTKKGRPPSPPPPEKGPRTPVSSQPQSPADKPSRKGVDPPQSSRDRDGKVKEELAVHRDKRKAPASAQSKEKERMSATAISALASLPLPTSILEHLDASDSFKDSSGKKKPERKARYLLADLPLPPELPGGLSSSSPRSPADDKKGLSLRRRPKICGPRFGEIKETEIDWGKRCVDKFDIIGITGEGTYGQVYKAKDKDTAEMVALKKVRLDNEKEGFPITAIREIKILRQLNHKSIINMKEIVTDKEDALDFKNDKGAFYLVFEYMDHDLMGLLESGLVHFNESHIKSFMRQLLEGLDYCHKKNFLHRDIKCSNILLNNKGQIKLADFGLARLYNSEESRPYTNKVITLWYRPPELLLGEERYTPAIDVWSCGCILGELFTKKPIFQANQELAQLELISRICGSPCPAAWPDVIKLPYFNTMKPKKQYRRRLREEFAFIPPSALDLFDHMLHLDPSKRCAAEQALGSEFLRDVDPAKMPPPDLPLWQDCHELWSKKRRRQKQMPEELMPPKAPRKELGLDDSRSNTPQGFPAPGGLKAQGGAASALLDPKAPNSQLTQEQLAVLINLFNQSKSSGSSAQLASKVNPETLQQLSTALPPAPADPDRPPEPPLPPAPSKPPQPPATGGAPRTPPTAKPPSPPPGAPEGEAAAAVTMLLAQILQAQQSQRQEASEAGEGSEAGPAPPTDVKQPPEPSPVSPASEGSAVSSRPPAPLPILPPNQRPPEPPEPPPQCADLDYRQPPEPQPGPPISASAGVGEGGRPPEPDYPPLPSAEGPGYVADYSRPPPPPFPPAGFGESYMDHMLAAGLPPHALREVFSATAPPPSSASSSTSSLQEPYPPGGPGAGGGMVFSGDKDHRFEYNHSPGQQPNPTSIHLYNHGIGRKEGGPPQPPGPPPGQSWASPSQAGNPPLPLGFVPHVNSAAIRGRGLPF from the exons ATGCCTAATACGGAGGTGCTTCGTGAGGGAAGGGGAAGGAGCCCCTCGGCACAGAGAAATGCAAGACAGGACAGTCGCAGTAAACCTGGAAGCGGTGCGATTCAACGAGAGAAGCACCGGGAGAAGAGGCGGTCATCGGCATCTCGACGAAAGAAACACCGACATGCAAAGGACAGAGAGCCATGGCATACACCCGAGGACCCTGATAATGAACGAAAGGGGACTTTAGAGCGAGACGGTGAACTTCGGACTTTGGTTGAGTATGACGACGTAAGTTCTCAATCAGAGGGCTTTTCTGGGAGCCCATCGCCTAAACTAGACGATAGGTTTCCAGTGGACAGACTTGCTGAAGTTGACAATAACGGACCTACATCTCCCGGGAGAAAGTCTCGCAGAGACCGGGATATTTTGCACGTTAGGAAGGATGAGCAAACAAGAGGACCATCTGAGAGGAGTAGACAAGACAAGGAACCCAAAAGGAAGGACCATCAGAGCCGCGAGAGAAGCTCTTCTAAAGCCCGCGGTGGTAATAGCCTAAGCGGTACCAAAAACAACAGAGACAGTGCAAGAAGCAACGACAGCAATGGCAAGAAGACTGCTTCGGTGTTGCCCCCCGTGTCTGTGGATAAAAGGGATTCTAAGAGACACAGAAGTAAAACAAGATCTGAAAAAGAGCCCCCCTCGGCATACAGGGACGCACCCCAATCATACAGAGAGGAGCGTGAAGAACTAGGTAGGGCCTACAGAAGAAGTCCAGGCTTCAAAGCAGAAAGTCCCTATGGGACATCCTACGCTTATGAATACCAGTCTCCCAGCGGTAGTTACAACCAGTTGATATCCAGAAGAAGCCCTACATATGGAAACAAAAGGTTGTCCCCTAGTTCCACATACTACGGACGAGATGCGGAGCTTTATGGTGCCTACAACGTTTCAAAGTCTCCCAGTTCATATTCCAGCAACAAAAGAAAGCGGTCTCCGGGGAGCCCGTTTGCCTGGCGCAGGTCTCCAAGTTATGGCCGTCATAGTCCTTATGAACATGGAGAACTTGGTACAAGTCCCTACGGCAACCGTAGGCGATCACGAAGTCCATATAGAAAGTCACTGAGTCCGAGTCCAGATGTAAG GCGATCGGGCAAGTCACGGAGCCGTAGCCCGTACCCGTCCTCGCGGCACTCGCGTTCCCGGAGCCGCCACCGCCACTCCCGCTCGCGGTCCCGGCCCTCCAGCCTGTCCCCCAGCACCATCACCTTCAAGAGCAGCCTGGCGGCCGAGCTCAGCAAGCAGAAGAAGGCCAAAGCAGCCGAGGCGGCCGCCAAGGCGAAGAGCTCCAGCAACGCCTCCACCCCAACCAAGGGCCCCTCCTCGGCCCACCACCAGCCCAGCCCCAAGGCCAACCATGTCACCAAGAAGGgccgccctccctccccgcctcctccaGAGAAGGGTCCCCGGACGCCTGTGTCCAGCCAGCCCCAGTCCCCAGCCGACAAGCCCTCCAGGAAGGGCGTGGACCCACCCCAGTCCAGCAGGGACCGGGACGGCAAGGTGAAGGAGGAGCTGGCGGTGCACCGGGACAAGAGGAAAGCACCAGCGTCGGCCCAGagcaaggagaaggagaggatgtctGCCACGGCCATCTCCGCGCTCGCATCGCTGCCACTGCCCACAAGCATCCTGGAGCATCTGGATGCTTCCGACAG CTTCAAGGACAGCTCAGGGAAGAAGAAACCGGAACGCAAAGCCCGCTACCTTCTGGCtgacctgcccctgcccccggaGCTGCCTGgaggcctgtcctcctcctcgccccgcaGCCCCGCCGACGACAAGAAGGGCCTGAGCCTGCGCCGCCGGCCCAA GATCTGCGGCCCTCGTTTCGGGGAGATCAAGGAGACGGAGATCGACTGGGGGAAGCGCTGCGTGGACAAGTTTGACATCATTGGCATCACGGGCGAGGGCACGTACGGCCAGGTGTACAAAGCCAAGGACAAAGACACAG CTGAAATGGTGGCCTTGAAGAAGGTCCGCCTGGACAACGAGAAGGAGGGCTTCCCCATCACGGCCATCCGAGAGATCAAGATCCTCCGCCAGCTCAACCACAAGAGCATCATCAACATGAAGGAGATCGTCACCGACAAGGAGGACGCGCTGGACTTCAAGAACGACAAAG GTGCGTTCTACCTGGTGTTTGAGTACATGGACCACGACCTGATGGGACTCCTGGAGTCGGGGCTGGTCCACTTCAACGAGAGCCACATCAAGTCCTTCATGCGTCAGCTCCTGGAGGGCCTCGACTACTGCCACAAGAAGAACTTCCTGCACAGGGACATCAAGTGCTCCAACATCCTGCTCAACAACAA GGGTCAGATAAAGCTGGCCGATTTTGGTCTGGCTCGGCTGTACAActcagaggagag CCGGCCGTACACCAACAAGGTGATCACGCTGTGGTACCGCCCCCCCgagctgctgctgggggaggagaggtacaCGCCTGCCATCGACGTGTGGAGCTgcgg GTGCATTCTGGGGGAGCTGTTCACCAAGAAACCCATTTTCCAGGCGAACCAGGAGCTCGCTCAGTTGGAGCTTATCAG cCGCATCTGTGGCAGCCCCTGCCCCGCCGCGTGGCCGGACGTCATCAAGCTGCCCTACTTCAACACCATGAAACCAAAGAAGCAGTACCGCCGACGCCTACGGGAGGAGTTCGCTTT TATTCCTCCGTCGGCGCTGGATCTGTTTGACCACATGCTCCACCTGGACCCCAGTAAGCGCTGCGCTGCCGAGCAGGCCCTGGGCAGCGAGTTCCTCCGAGACGTGGACCCGGCCAAGATGCCCCCACCTGA tctccctcTGTGGCAGGACTGTCATGAGTTGTGGAGTAAGAAGCGGAGGAGGCAGAAGCAGATGCCAGAGGAGCTGATGCCCCCCAAAGCTCCCCGCAAGGAGCTGGGTCTGGACGACAGCCGCAGCAACACCCCCCAGGGCTTCCCTGCCCCCGGAGGCCTCAAGGCCCAGGGCGGGGCTGCTTCTGCCCTGCTGG acCCCAAAGCGCCCAACTCCCAGCTGACCCAGGAGCAGCTAGCGGTCCTCATCAACCTGTTCAACCAGTCTAAGAGCTCCGGCAGCTCGGCCCAGCTGGCCTCCAAGGTCAACCCCGAGACCCTGCAGCAGCTCTCCACAGCCCTGCCCCCGGCCCCGGCCGACCCAGACAGACCCCCTGAGCCTCCcctgcccccggcccccagcaagcccccccagccccccgcgaCAGGCGGGGCGCCCCGCACGCCCCCCACCGCcaagcccccctccccgcccccgggGGCCCCTGAGGGGGAGGCGGCGGCTGCCGTGACCATGCTGCTGGCCCAGATCCTGCAGGCCCAGCAGAGCCAGCGGCAGGAGGCCAGCGAGGCCGGAGAGGGCTCAGAGGCCGGCCCAGCGCCTCCCACGGACGTCAAACAACCCCCGGAGCCCAGCCCGGTGTCCCCAG CGTCTGAAGGAAGCGCGGTGTCCAGCCGACCCCCGGCCCCTCTGCCCATCCTGCCCCCAAACCAGCGCCCCCCAGAGCCCCCGGAGCCCCCTCCCCAGTGTGCCGACCTGGACTACCGGCAGCCCCCGGAgccccagcctggccctccCATCAGCGCCTCTgccggggtgggggaggggggcaggcccCCTGAGCCCGACTACCCCCCCCTGCCCAGCGCAGAGGGCCCAGGCTACGTAGCAGACTACAGCCgcccgccccctccacccttccctccagCAGGGTTTGGGGAGAGCTACATGGACCACATGCTGGCCGCGGGTCTCCCACCCCACGCCCTCAGGGAGGTGTTCAGCGCtacagccccgccccccagctccgcttcctcctccacctcctccctccaggagcCCTACCccccgggggggccgggggcggggggcggcaTGGTGTTCAGCGGAGACAAGGACCACCGTTTTGAGTACAATCACAGCCCCGGGCAGCAGCCCAACCCCACCAGCATCCACCTGTACAACCATGGCATCGGCCGCAAGGAAGGAGGGCCCCCGcaaccccccggcccccctcctgGCCAATCATgggcctccccctcccaggccgGGAACCCGCCCCTTCCTCTGGGGTTTGTCCCCCATGTGAACTCGGCAGCGATCCGAGGGCGAGGCCTCcccttctga
- the ralaa gene encoding ras-related protein Ral-A, with protein MAAAKPKGQNSLALHKVIMVGSGGVGKSALTLQFMYDEFVEDYEPTKADSYRKKVVLDGEEVQIDILDTAGQEDYAAIRDNYFRSGEGFLCVFSITELESFAATADFREQILRVKEDENVPFLLVGNKSDLEDRRQVSAEEAKTRAEQWGVCYVETSAKTRANVDKVFFDLMREIRARKMEDGKEKNGKKKSKSLAKRIRERCCIL; from the exons ATGGCTGCTGCAAAGCCAAAGGGACAGAATTCCCTGGCCCTTCACAAAGTGATAATGGTGGGCAGCGGAGGAGTGGGGAAGTCTGCTCTCACTCTGCAGTTCATGTATGACGAG TTTGTGGAAGATTATGAACCAACCAAAGCTGATAGCTACAGGAAGAAAGTTGTGCTGGACGGGGAGGAAGTCCAGATAGACATCCTGGACACGGCGGGACAGGAGGACTATGCCGCCATTCGGGATAACTACTTCCGCAGTGGGGAAGGTTTCCTCTGCGTCTTCTCCATCACCGAGCTCGAGTCGTTCGCAGCAACAGCAGATTTCAG AGAGCAGATActgagagtgaaggaggacgAGAACGTGCCGTTCCTCCTGGTGGGGAACAAGTCTGATCTGGAAGACCGGCGCCAGGTGAGCGCAGAAGAGGCCAAAACACGTGCTGAGCAGTGGGGCGTGTGCTACGTAGAGACCTCTGCCAAGACCCGTGCCAACGTCGACAAG GTGTTCTTTGACCTGATGAGAGAAATCCGAGCCAGGAAAATGGAGGACGGCAAAGAGaaaaatggaaaaaagaaaagtaaaAGTTTGGCTAAGAGAATTAGAGAGAGATGCTGTATTTTATAG